Proteins encoded within one genomic window of Methanosarcina barkeri str. Wiesmoor:
- the cbiQ gene encoding cobalt ECF transporter T component CbiQ, translating to MTNILDDYALMSPLRHRNNWLKLAIVLFGLIAGVSATSPIPPIFMALCMSFATVALGKAPLKTYFKLLLAPLGFAIAGILIIAFFSGSGPELLSFKFLGYPLSVRTDGFELAMLVLARSISGMCCLYFLALTTPMIELFAVLKAARLPESLIELSMLIYRYIFVFLDMALCIRYAQTVRLGYSNFRRSINSIGMLASTLFILSWEQGDKLFLAMNSRCYDGKMTLFEVKRPVKATELLLTSAYFISTLALFYFTKNISIV from the coding sequence ATGACCAATATCCTTGACGATTATGCCCTAATGAGCCCCCTCAGGCATCGAAACAACTGGTTGAAATTGGCGATAGTATTATTCGGCTTAATTGCAGGAGTTTCAGCCACGTCCCCAATTCCTCCTATTTTTATGGCATTATGCATGAGCTTTGCAACAGTGGCTCTTGGCAAGGCACCTCTTAAAACATATTTTAAGCTCTTGCTGGCCCCTTTGGGCTTTGCTATTGCAGGTATTCTTATTATTGCCTTCTTTTCCGGATCGGGACCTGAATTGTTGTCATTCAAATTCCTCGGCTATCCTCTCTCTGTAAGAACAGATGGATTTGAGCTTGCCATGCTGGTACTTGCAAGATCAATAAGTGGGATGTGCTGTCTTTATTTCCTCGCACTGACAACCCCCATGATCGAACTTTTTGCCGTACTCAAAGCTGCCAGGCTTCCGGAATCTCTTATCGAACTTTCAATGCTTATTTACAGGTACATTTTTGTTTTCCTGGACATGGCCCTTTGCATAAGGTATGCCCAGACTGTAAGACTCGGGTACTCGAACTTCAGGCGTTCTATAAATTCTATTGGAATGCTTGCAAGCACTCTTTTCATCCTTTCCTGGGAGCAGGGAGACAAACTCTTTCTGGCAATGAATTCCAGGTGCTATGACGGAAAAATGACCCTTTTCGAGGTTAAGAGACCTGTAAAGGCAACAGAATTACTTCTAACCTCTGCCTACTTTATTTCAACTCTTGCACTGTTTTATTTTACAAAAAACATATCCATTGTTTGA
- a CDS encoding MM0924 family protein encodes MYQCFIVEHYLNKPVDVYCGGPDVFKGTIEACADNVLTLNNEGKYTHVAIDKIIALWPQ; translated from the coding sequence ATGTATCAATGCTTTATAGTAGAACATTATCTTAACAAGCCTGTCGACGTTTACTGTGGTGGACCTGATGTTTTCAAAGGAACTATAGAAGCCTGTGCCGATAATGTCCTGACTCTCAATAACGAAGGCAAGTATACCCATGTGGCTATAGATAAAATAATCGCCCTTTGGCCTCAGTAA
- a CDS encoding cation diffusion facilitator family transporter, protein MSEKHSNSYPNGKGSGSEQLHENTRKKGFFNFLSSFHVHSHDHSHTHSHTPSYKHSHTHGTVDPSILATSKGLWAVKWSFIGLMVTAVLQIFIVYISGSVALLADTIHNFGDASTAIPLAIAFSLARRKPSKRFSYGYGRVEDLAGVIIVFLILFSAIVAGYESVNRFFSPQPIEHLQAVVVAGIIGCVGNELVAQFRMKVGKEIGSAALIADGYHARVDGFTSLAVLIGAAGIWVGYPIIDPLIGLLITVAILKIVFDTSKLVFIRLLDGVEPEVIDNVKIIAESVEGVCEVTDLRVRWIGHQLHAEINASVEPSLSVEEGHEIASVIREKLLENFFYLSGTTIHVDPLTASGESCHCGHKNLEKIRGKQKNILVAYFQ, encoded by the coding sequence ATGTCTGAAAAACATTCTAATTCTTATCCCAATGGAAAGGGAAGCGGTTCCGAACAGCTCCATGAGAATACCCGTAAAAAAGGATTTTTCAATTTTCTCTCCAGTTTTCACGTTCATTCTCATGACCACTCCCACACTCATTCCCATACGCCCTCCTACAAGCACAGCCATACTCATGGAACTGTTGATCCTTCCATACTTGCTACTAGCAAAGGGCTCTGGGCTGTCAAATGGTCGTTTATCGGGCTGATGGTTACAGCCGTTCTGCAGATTTTCATCGTTTATATTTCAGGCAGTGTTGCCCTTCTTGCCGACACCATCCACAACTTCGGGGATGCATCTACTGCAATTCCTCTTGCAATAGCTTTTTCCCTGGCCAGAAGAAAACCAAGCAAACGCTTCTCCTACGGATATGGTAGAGTAGAAGATCTTGCAGGCGTGATCATCGTTTTCCTTATCCTTTTCAGTGCAATTGTAGCAGGATATGAATCTGTAAATCGCTTCTTTAGTCCGCAACCGATAGAGCATTTGCAGGCTGTGGTTGTTGCAGGGATTATAGGCTGCGTTGGAAACGAGTTAGTAGCCCAGTTTCGGATGAAAGTCGGAAAAGAAATAGGGAGTGCAGCTCTTATTGCTGACGGCTACCATGCTCGGGTAGATGGCTTTACCAGCCTTGCAGTCCTTATCGGAGCTGCAGGAATCTGGGTAGGATACCCGATAATTGATCCTCTCATTGGTCTGCTAATCACAGTAGCAATCCTGAAAATAGTCTTTGACACAAGTAAACTCGTGTTTATTCGCCTTCTTGACGGCGTTGAACCTGAAGTCATTGATAACGTAAAAATTATTGCTGAGAGTGTTGAAGGTGTTTGTGAAGTTACGGATCTTAGAGTCCGCTGGATCGGACATCAGCTCCATGCGGAGATCAATGCTTCCGTTGAGCCTTCTCTTTCGGTTGAAGAGGGACATGAAATTGCTAGCGTGATAAGAGAAAAGCTTCTGGAGAACTTTTTCTATCTATCTGGAACAACCATCCATGTAGATCCACTTACAGCCTCAGGGGAAAGCTGTCATTGCGGACATAAAAATTTGGAAAAGATACGTGGGAAACAAAAGAATATTTTAGTTGCTTATTTCCAATAA
- a CDS encoding cobaltochelatase subunit CobN: MSLILVLLLLTNVVSADEQEINITDSINGSIDNSTDYGTNGGTNGGIDTNGGIDNSTDYNTNGGIDNSTDYNTNGSIDGSIDNSTDYNTNGSIDGSIDNSTDYGTNGSTNDSTNDTLGLTTTGVLDDENKSVKESSDSPAVNTKPEIAYVLSRPYDVTFMEKVAQYPEISSQMNISVYLGTSYSDLSFDLSDKDMIVLSNLDSYVIENIIPTVNNAKTNGAYVISFGDTLEAYGLLNVNTSSPEYSDIAQYLQYVSEINFYRFNTFIGATFFGLNYSIEAPVERPIYGIYNPSAPQIYENLTDYLAWYNSTGIYKPENPTIAVIIDSYKYVERDMPLLDPLVKEIEERGCNAIVSTYAYKDNKSMSYLMLDNKSIADTAIVISRGSRLNYSDNEQGITDLQTLNITVLNGIRLFSGVSVEEWENSTIGVPADQQYQVAYAELDGIIEPIVISGKAIDEATGIEYNMPIDYQVDWLVDRAIAWAKLHEKDNSEKKIVIPYYNPEGGKADVGADIDYYLDAQASLAKLLEAMKERGYDVGTAPLPNATEIAKLMVERGHNIGNWAPGELEKRVENGSMILIPESQYMEWFKELPQDKQNEMTSMWGEAPGDIMVYENSTGKYLAIPVLQFGNIILAPDPQHGWSSSEKALYNNASYPPTHQCFAFYKYMSREYKADALFTIFSSVELMPGKECGLSANDWGALLLEDMPHVHVLPMDAEGVFDRRRANMLVIDFMTPTIVPSGLYGNLSNLQQEITLFKQTSDSAVKENYRQDIINQTKNISLDNDLNVDIDSIAGDTNLTDAFIDKLADYLSELKTSYMPYGSHVLGEVPEGESLVMLIKSMLGDEYIEHVESLGGSEELSISLLNETILNGTSPYDAQIMVLGRNSTELGNDLDLSLEYLERIKQCDCEITKILDALDGTYITPGPSGDPIRNPDALPTGRNLYTFDDRLIPTKAAWNVGSQLAEETLKLKLEEDGQYPEKIAFLLWSVETTRNQGVMESEIFQLLGVEPVYNEKDRVTGLKLIDSKELGRPRIDVMVTTSGLYRDVYPSKIELIDQAIKMAAAADNDTYPNYVREHSNATYQSLIARGYNESLAYNLSVSKIFCPPPGGYTPGIQEVIPSDTWEDADEIAGLYIDRMGYVYSQEIWGEHYSDVFELNLEDVDTAVFSRTSNLYGVLDHSMVAAYFGGLSMAIESVSGTTPDMYINDLSSSAEIETLNEFLSKDLRSRYLNPNWIEGMMGNGFDGTRYMDSVFEVMRVWDVTDPDLVTDDTWNEMYDTYFKDKHNTGVTEFLKSTNPYAYQSMAATALDSIRTSYWDASDEVTQSLVKEYVESVAENGVTCCHHTCGNALLDEYVQGVMSVPGVVDEKTANEYKKLMQEATEPSQQSGESSSGSSSHHDHDTGKATVISGTSKTSNQTSSAGESTNNQTVKGSDAGYGTDTSKPAPEIQKSADSDYVEGYEMQKESAEEKESGGLSFSGADIFGIIIVVAAVGGIYFGFRKKKM; encoded by the coding sequence ATGTCATTAATTTTAGTTCTATTGTTATTAACAAATGTTGTATCGGCAGATGAACAGGAAATAAACATTACTGACAGTATCAATGGCAGTATCGATAACAGTACCGATTACGGTACCAATGGCGGTACCAATGGCGGTATAGATACCAATGGCGGTATAGATAACAGTACCGATTACAATACCAATGGCGGTATAGATAACAGTACCGATTACAATACCAATGGCAGTATCGATGGCAGTATCGATAACAGTACCGATTACAATACCAATGGCAGTATCGATGGCAGTATCGATAACAGTACCGATTACGGTACCAATGGCAGTACCAATGACAGTACCAACGATACATTAGGATTAACAACTACAGGAGTTTTGGATGATGAGAACAAATCTGTTAAAGAATCTTCTGATTCTCCGGCTGTGAACACAAAACCAGAAATAGCTTACGTATTATCGAGACCTTACGATGTCACTTTTATGGAAAAGGTGGCACAGTATCCAGAAATAAGTTCACAAATGAATATAAGTGTCTACCTTGGGACCTCATATTCAGATCTAAGTTTTGACCTTAGTGATAAGGACATGATTGTTCTATCAAATTTGGATTCCTATGTAATTGAAAATATAATACCTACAGTAAACAATGCCAAAACAAATGGCGCATATGTTATTTCATTTGGTGATACTTTAGAAGCATACGGGCTTCTCAACGTAAACACATCCTCTCCAGAGTATTCAGATATTGCTCAGTATCTGCAGTACGTATCAGAAATAAATTTCTATCGTTTCAATACTTTTATTGGAGCTACGTTCTTCGGGTTGAATTATTCGATCGAGGCTCCTGTAGAAAGGCCAATATATGGTATCTATAACCCCTCTGCACCTCAGATATACGAAAACCTCACCGATTATCTGGCATGGTACAATTCAACCGGTATATACAAGCCCGAAAACCCTACGATTGCTGTAATAATTGACAGTTATAAGTATGTGGAAAGAGACATGCCTCTTCTTGACCCGCTAGTTAAGGAAATAGAAGAAAGAGGATGCAATGCGATTGTTTCAACTTATGCTTACAAAGACAATAAGTCAATGAGTTACCTGATGCTGGATAATAAGTCTATTGCAGATACTGCAATTGTAATCTCCCGTGGCTCACGCCTGAACTATTCTGATAATGAGCAGGGAATTACTGACCTACAGACGCTTAACATCACAGTACTGAACGGAATTCGCCTGTTCTCGGGAGTAAGTGTGGAAGAATGGGAGAACAGCACTATTGGAGTGCCAGCTGACCAGCAATACCAGGTAGCATATGCGGAACTTGACGGGATAATCGAGCCCATAGTCATTAGTGGTAAAGCCATAGACGAAGCAACCGGAATCGAATACAACATGCCAATAGACTACCAGGTGGACTGGCTTGTTGACAGGGCAATAGCCTGGGCCAAATTACATGAAAAAGATAACTCCGAAAAGAAGATCGTAATTCCTTACTATAACCCTGAAGGCGGTAAAGCTGATGTGGGGGCAGATATCGACTACTACCTTGATGCACAGGCAAGCCTGGCAAAACTGCTTGAAGCCATGAAAGAACGTGGATATGATGTTGGTACTGCTCCTCTTCCAAATGCTACCGAAATCGCGAAACTGATGGTGGAAAGAGGGCATAATATCGGCAATTGGGCTCCCGGAGAACTTGAGAAACGTGTTGAAAACGGCAGTATGATACTCATACCCGAATCACAGTACATGGAATGGTTCAAAGAACTCCCACAGGACAAACAAAATGAAATGACATCTATGTGGGGAGAGGCTCCAGGTGACATTATGGTCTATGAGAATTCCACAGGCAAATATCTGGCCATACCTGTGCTTCAATTTGGCAACATCATTCTTGCACCCGACCCTCAACACGGCTGGTCTTCAAGCGAGAAAGCATTGTATAACAATGCATCGTATCCACCCACCCATCAGTGCTTTGCTTTCTATAAGTATATGTCCCGGGAATACAAGGCAGATGCACTGTTTACTATATTCTCAAGCGTGGAACTAATGCCTGGAAAAGAATGCGGCCTTTCTGCAAATGACTGGGGAGCACTTTTGCTTGAAGACATGCCTCATGTCCATGTCCTCCCAATGGATGCTGAAGGTGTATTTGATAGAAGGAGAGCAAACATGCTCGTCATTGATTTCATGACACCTACTATAGTGCCTTCAGGCCTTTATGGTAACCTTTCCAACCTGCAACAGGAAATAACATTATTTAAACAGACCTCTGACAGTGCAGTGAAAGAGAATTACAGGCAGGATATAATTAACCAGACAAAAAACATCAGCCTCGATAATGACCTGAATGTTGACATTGACTCAATTGCAGGTGATACAAACCTTACGGATGCTTTCATTGACAAACTTGCAGACTACCTTTCTGAACTGAAGACCTCTTACATGCCGTATGGTTCTCACGTACTTGGCGAAGTTCCTGAGGGAGAAAGCCTTGTTATGCTCATAAAAAGTATGCTAGGGGATGAGTATATAGAACATGTCGAATCACTTGGAGGAAGCGAGGAACTTTCAATATCGCTCTTGAATGAGACTATATTGAATGGAACATCTCCATATGATGCACAAATAATGGTGCTTGGTCGGAACTCTACAGAACTTGGAAACGACCTTGACCTGTCATTAGAATATCTTGAAAGGATAAAGCAATGTGACTGTGAGATTACAAAGATACTTGATGCACTTGATGGCACATATATCACTCCAGGGCCTTCTGGAGACCCTATCAGGAATCCGGATGCTTTGCCAACTGGCAGGAATCTCTATACATTCGATGACAGGCTCATCCCGACAAAAGCAGCATGGAATGTAGGGTCACAGCTCGCGGAAGAGACGTTAAAGCTAAAACTTGAAGAGGACGGCCAGTATCCTGAAAAGATAGCTTTTCTGCTGTGGTCTGTGGAAACTACAAGAAACCAGGGTGTTATGGAATCCGAGATATTCCAGCTTCTGGGAGTCGAACCTGTGTATAATGAAAAGGACAGGGTTACAGGCTTAAAGCTCATAGATTCTAAGGAACTTGGAAGGCCAAGGATTGATGTGATGGTAACCACTTCGGGGCTCTACCGGGATGTATATCCGAGCAAGATCGAACTTATAGACCAGGCTATCAAGATGGCAGCTGCAGCAGATAACGATACGTATCCCAACTATGTAAGAGAACATTCCAATGCAACATACCAGAGCCTTATTGCAAGAGGATATAATGAGTCACTTGCATACAACCTGTCAGTTTCAAAGATATTCTGTCCACCTCCCGGAGGGTACACACCAGGCATTCAGGAGGTTATCCCCAGTGATACATGGGAAGATGCAGACGAGATCGCAGGTCTCTATATTGACAGAATGGGATATGTCTACAGCCAGGAGATATGGGGAGAACATTACTCCGATGTATTCGAACTGAACCTTGAAGATGTTGATACTGCAGTTTTTAGCAGGACATCAAATCTTTATGGTGTGCTTGATCACTCGATGGTAGCAGCCTATTTTGGTGGTTTGAGCATGGCAATTGAAAGTGTTAGTGGTACTACACCTGACATGTATATTAACGACCTTAGCAGTTCCGCAGAAATTGAAACCCTTAATGAATTCCTTAGTAAGGATCTGCGTTCACGTTACCTGAATCCAAACTGGATAGAAGGAATGATGGGGAACGGTTTTGACGGTACGAGATATATGGACTCAGTATTTGAGGTCATGCGCGTATGGGACGTAACAGACCCGGACCTTGTTACTGATGATACATGGAATGAGATGTATGACACATATTTCAAGGATAAACATAATACCGGTGTTACTGAGTTCCTTAAATCTACAAACCCATATGCTTACCAATCAATGGCTGCTACAGCATTAGATTCGATTCGCACAAGTTACTGGGATGCCTCCGACGAGGTTACACAAAGCCTTGTTAAAGAATATGTGGAATCTGTGGCCGAAAATGGTGTCACCTGCTGCCACCATACCTGTGGAAATGCCCTGCTTGATGAATATGTCCAGGGTGTGATGTCAGTTCCTGGCGTAGTTGATGAGAAGACTGCAAATGAATATAAGAAACTGATGCAAGAAGCAACGGAACCTTCGCAGCAATCAGGTGAGAGTAGTAGCGGCAGTAGCAGCCATCATGATCACGATACTGGAAAAGCTACTGTAATTTCAGGAACCAGTAAAACCAGCAACCAGACCTCAAGCGCTGGTGAATCTACTAATAATCAAACTGTTAAGGGCTCAGATGCAGGATATGGTACGGATACTTCCAAACCTGCTCCTGAAATTCAGAAATCCGCAGATTCCGATTATGTGGAGGGCTATGAAATGCAGAAGGAGTCAGCTGAAGAAAAAGAAAGTGGAGGTCTGTCTTTCTCTGGTGCAGATATTTTCGGAATCATCATTGTGGTAGCTGCAGTGGGTGGAATTTATTTCGGATTCCGTAAAAAGAAGATGTAA
- a CDS encoding DsrE family protein, which produces MAKVEKVLLLLKNMVYESTSPQETLKFAKYYRNKGFKVLVILWGPMGVLLAKKDKNRGSPKYDSTIQECIDMGVEFKCCQLASDMIGLKKEELIPGIEFICSKEVVELFLRYTEENQLIITF; this is translated from the coding sequence ATGGCAAAAGTCGAAAAAGTACTATTGTTACTCAAAAATATGGTGTATGAAAGCACCAGCCCGCAGGAAACTCTCAAATTTGCAAAATATTACCGGAATAAGGGATTCAAAGTACTGGTGATTCTCTGGGGACCTATGGGGGTACTGCTTGCAAAAAAAGATAAGAACCGAGGATCACCAAAATATGATTCTACTATTCAGGAGTGCATCGACATGGGAGTAGAGTTTAAATGCTGCCAGCTTGCCTCTGATATGATTGGGCTTAAAAAAGAAGAATTAATCCCTGGAATCGAATTTATCTGTTCAAAAGAGGTGGTTGAACTCTTCTTGAGATACACAGAAGAAAACCAGCTAATTATTACCTTCTGA
- a CDS encoding energy-coupling factor ABC transporter permease yields MHIMEGYLPAIWCIVWFVVSIPVVAYGVYKLNKLVKEERGILPVLAVAGAFIFVLSSLKMPSVTGSCSHPTGTGIGAIIFGPAITAVLSTIVLIYQALFLAHGGLTTLGANVFSMGIVGPIVAYLIYKTGMKAKLNFYLIVFLAATLGDWATYIVTSTELALAFPAGDILTFGGFFSSFSKFVAIFAITQVPLAIVEGAVSALLFKYIIQAKSDLLVEMKVIGEPLVRKLRGLPA; encoded by the coding sequence ATGCATATAATGGAAGGATATTTACCAGCTATTTGGTGTATAGTATGGTTTGTAGTATCAATACCAGTTGTAGCATATGGTGTTTACAAACTGAATAAGTTAGTGAAAGAGGAGCGCGGAATTTTACCTGTACTTGCCGTTGCAGGTGCATTTATTTTCGTCCTTTCATCACTCAAAATGCCTTCAGTTACCGGAAGCTGTTCGCATCCAACAGGGACTGGTATAGGTGCAATCATATTTGGGCCTGCTATTACTGCCGTTCTCTCGACAATTGTACTTATCTATCAGGCTCTTTTCCTTGCACATGGTGGCCTGACCACCCTTGGAGCAAATGTCTTCTCCATGGGCATCGTGGGTCCGATAGTGGCATACCTGATCTATAAGACTGGGATGAAAGCTAAACTTAATTTTTATTTAATCGTCTTTTTGGCTGCAACCCTTGGAGATTGGGCTACTTACATTGTGACTTCTACAGAACTTGCTCTGGCATTTCCTGCAGGAGACATACTTACCTTTGGAGGTTTCTTCAGTTCATTCAGCAAATTTGTTGCAATTTTCGCAATTACTCAGGTACCGTTGGCGATTGTAGAAGGCGCTGTCAGTGCACTGCTTTTCAAGTATATCATACAAGCTAAAAGTGATTTATTAGTTGAAATGAAAGTTATTGGAGAACCACTTGTAAGAAAACTTAGGGGGCTCCCTGCATGA
- a CDS encoding energy-coupling factor ABC transporter ATP-binding protein gives MIILETRGLKYTYPDGTVAIQDLNIEIKRGKKVAFVGQNGSGKSTLFLLLNGTLKPAKGEVLFHGAPFKYDSKSLREIRKSIGIVFQNSDDQIFAPTVYQDVAFGPANLGYSKERIDTCVQQALEQVGLSHLKDKPPHHLSGGQKKRVAIAGIMSMEPEVIILDEPLSNLDPVGADEIMDLLNEFNQFGSTIIISTHDVDLAYRWSDYVFLLSNSKIIGQGTPAEVFKDSELLKKTGLRQPTTLEIYHEIERRGLASGGNSPKTIPELVNTLKPIDLIWVDVPPGIKEGDSLNLGIMYGQYATQSPYEAVNATVLHIHPDGRAIVELKRKGIKAGGVLIYDTDNYSLPELKQILKEGEIVFVGAMGKKSKILAEQDEIRLDVSSGVIDKTILAALCGKRCLILTAGGMVDHALKRIKEYVETSGIEFTVGVVNREEGYQWIGESKDNPETLKV, from the coding sequence ATGATCATTCTTGAGACCAGGGGCCTTAAATATACATACCCTGACGGAACTGTGGCTATTCAGGACCTGAACATCGAAATCAAAAGAGGAAAAAAGGTAGCTTTCGTAGGTCAAAATGGCTCTGGAAAGTCCACGCTTTTTCTTCTACTGAACGGGACCTTAAAACCAGCTAAAGGGGAGGTCCTTTTCCATGGAGCTCCTTTTAAGTACGATTCAAAATCTCTCAGGGAAATCCGAAAATCCATAGGAATTGTTTTTCAGAATTCCGATGACCAGATCTTTGCCCCTACAGTGTACCAGGATGTGGCTTTCGGGCCTGCAAATCTGGGTTATTCAAAAGAAAGGATTGATACCTGTGTACAGCAAGCCCTTGAACAGGTGGGACTCTCTCATTTAAAAGATAAGCCACCTCATCACCTCAGTGGAGGACAGAAAAAACGGGTTGCAATTGCCGGGATTATGTCAATGGAACCTGAAGTGATTATCCTTGACGAACCGCTCTCGAATCTTGATCCTGTAGGGGCGGATGAAATCATGGATTTGCTTAACGAATTTAACCAGTTTGGGAGCACTATCATTATCTCTACTCATGATGTGGATTTAGCATACCGCTGGTCTGATTACGTGTTCCTGCTGTCAAACAGCAAAATTATAGGACAGGGCACTCCGGCAGAAGTTTTCAAAGACTCTGAACTCCTTAAAAAAACCGGGCTCAGACAGCCTACTACCCTTGAGATCTATCATGAAATCGAAAGAAGAGGGCTTGCATCTGGAGGAAATTCCCCAAAAACTATCCCTGAACTTGTCAATACCCTAAAACCTATTGACCTGATATGGGTTGATGTCCCTCCGGGGATCAAAGAAGGAGATAGCCTGAACTTAGGGATCATGTACGGACAGTATGCAACTCAGTCTCCTTACGAGGCTGTTAATGCTACTGTACTGCATATCCATCCAGATGGAAGGGCTATTGTTGAGTTAAAGCGTAAAGGGATCAAAGCCGGCGGAGTCCTGATTTATGATACTGACAACTATTCCCTTCCAGAATTAAAACAAATCCTTAAGGAAGGAGAAATCGTCTTTGTCGGGGCAATGGGCAAGAAGAGTAAAATCCTTGCTGAGCAGGACGAAATCAGGTTGGACGTTTCCTCAGGTGTTATAGACAAAACTATCCTGGCGGCACTTTGCGGAAAACGTTGCCTTATCCTTACAGCTGGCGGGATGGTAGACCATGCCCTTAAGAGAATAAAGGAATATGTGGAAACAAGTGGGATAGAGTTTACTGTTGGAGTGGTTAACAGGGAAGAAGGTTATCAGTGGATTGGAGAGTCTAAGGATAACCCTGAAACGCTTAAGGTGTAA
- a CDS encoding energy-coupling factor ABC transporter substrate-binding protein — protein sequence MSRKLELIVLAILLIFVAQFIYVSSTTDAEYGGADDKPEGVIEEITGGTYKPIAEPIWEPPSGEIESLLFALQAAIGASIIGYFLGYYRAKNNYEKKLGFKTGSKTEKQSL from the coding sequence ATGAGTAGAAAATTAGAACTTATAGTACTTGCAATTCTCCTGATTTTTGTAGCTCAGTTCATTTACGTCTCTTCGACCACAGATGCCGAATATGGCGGAGCTGACGACAAACCTGAAGGTGTTATTGAGGAAATTACCGGTGGGACTTACAAACCTATTGCAGAACCTATATGGGAACCTCCAAGTGGTGAAATTGAAAGCCTTCTATTTGCGTTACAGGCAGCTATCGGTGCATCGATCATTGGATATTTCCTTGGATATTACAGGGCCAAAAACAACTATGAAAAAAAACTCGGGTTCAAAACCGGAAGTAAAACTGAAAAGCAATCGCTGTAA